The sequence AATCAGGTGTGGTACCTATGGTCGATTAAAATTCTAAAACCACGTTATCGCCATAACATAGCATAACTAATGTAAACGAGCATAGTTGGAGATTAAACTACAATCAAGTGATACTTAAGAAATCATTATCTTGAAATTACTAATAATTAATCACACTTGAGGTCACTAATCATGTCATTATATAAATTTAGATTGTTGGGCGACTCTTTGTAACTTTGAATAGGCAGTAGATTCGTGCCATTAATGCGGCAGATATATTTGACTtcaaccattaatttttacaaaTGATTATTTTAGGAAATGTGCATGCATCATCATCTTTTGTTTATGGCCTTGTCTTTCCCTTAATGGATCCATGCATGCATAATCTGTTTTTAACTCACAAAAGGTACACCTTGtaccaataatttaaattatttttgggaatttttttaacatattaaCGATCACTACAAATCTTTAATAACATGATGATACGTGCAATAATTATTTGATAAACTACcaattaatatatttaacacGAACATCTAACTTATAATAGTTTCGGAACGATCGCAATTCACTCAAGTGATTTATACAATGGCCATGTACTTGCCTTGTTCTTTTTTAGAAAGTATAAATGAGTCGAGGTGGCTTATGATATCTGTTTGAAAGCTCGTGCATGCGGATTCTGAGCTTCTTATTGAATGTAAACCATGcatgttatatattttttggattAATATTAAAACCATTTCATATATAATTGCGGTCATTCAAAATCATGATCGCCATCGGTGAACTTCTTGAGAAGCGCTTGAAATTTCATTTGATTCGAAATAAAACCGAGGAATTTTAGAACCCTGACCCGTATTCGATTTATTTGTACAGCTTCAGTTTATTGTATTTAATTATGGTACCTTTAGTCCTGTTCTAGTTCCGACGAGGACTATACAACAGAAACCCAGAATTCATATCATTCAGAAATGCTTAATTTGCCACccatataataataaattattataaaaataaacccaaaattGGAGAATAGTAAAAACAGCGAGCAAACATTTTGGGCTTGGCAACAGATGGCTTTTAAAATTGTGCTTGATACCCATTTCATCGTTCTGGGCTAATTCCATTCATTAAGTGGGCCAACTTTATTTACAATTTAAGCCTAAAACACGAAACACGAAACCCGAAATAGAAATTGTAAGATTTTAATCCGATTAAACCCCTTTTATGAAAGCCCAACTCATTATATCATGTTATATTATTATAGATAAGTTTGAACAGAGGTCAAAGAAGTATTAATAATGAAAAATACAACTACTTATTAAGGTACTatattcataaaataattcattacAACAGTAACTAAAGAATCAACCCCATTCCGATCAATTCATAACTCGACGTTCGTATTTTCTGAGTCAAAAAGACCAAGGACCAAGGTGGTAATCGATTGCATCGAACTACAAGTTTCAACAGAGAGACCAAAATATGCTATTTTGCATCAAAGAAACGGATGTATTTAGAACAAAACAATCTTGGGATTTTTCTCATCGTCTACTACCACCAGATTCTATCACCTTGCGCAACGTCTGTAAAACTGAACAGATCGGGCTACAAAACGTGGGACCTGCACTACAAACAATCTCATGTACATACAGGGTCGAGATAGCTCGTTGATAAAACTTTAACACAGTCGAAAAATGGATAACCGGAAACTACACACTACATCTCTCTGTATTATGGACCTGGACGAAAACCAAGTATTGATAAACCAACACAAATCAAGCACACGAAAAACAATGCCTAATAACATCTCTCCAACTCAACCCCTAGCCAAGAAAACGTCCAATTCTGTTAATCGATCACTTGAAGCCACCTGTGTGTGATATGCTTTCCTCGTCTCTCTGTCAAATGCAGAACGACGTTGATTCATTTGCACAAAAGCAAGCATGCTGACAGCTAGCAAAGCAGCATTACCAAGTATACCAACTGTATTATCTAATTTGAGGGAATTGGAAACGGCGGTAAAAGCAGAGAGAAAGAAATTGACAAGAGGATTTGGTTTTGTCCCTTTTTGTTGTTGTATAAAGCTCTCGCCTGAAGGGTACTGCGTAGAGCCGTAGAGATGTTCAAGTGCAACAAATTGGCCAGCATTCCGGACATCACCAACCAATTCTTGGGCTTCTTCTATTACTTTGTACTTCTTGCCTTGGTGTTCTGCTAATCTCATTGCAAGAACAATGCGACTTTGCTCTAGTCGAGCAACTGCAGCATCTCTCTCGGTTCGTTGTTGTGTCTGTACCATCTGTGAATTGGTACATCAAAGTAATGTATCACAATCGTTTTACAGAAACTATACCCGTAAAACAAGCAAACCTCTAGACCAATCTCGCCGCGACTTAGATCCAACACCATTGTTATGCATAGCAGCTTTAGAgttaataaaaatcatactgTTGCATGTCTTCTTCTTCACACAGATTAAAAACTAAAACCAGGAATCGACTATTACAAGGAAATCCCACTAGCAAGTGAGTTGAAGATTGCATTCTGTAGCTCATTTTCTGACTGTTCACAAGTAACATCGAAACAGTCAGCTCAACTATGTTTTTCTTATTGGTTTTATCTCCCAACGGTTGCAAATCATAAATTCGGAGAACGTGAAGCCGGATTTTGAACTTAGACTCTAAATGTGGAATGCTAATAGATTTTTATTGTTATAGATTGAAAATTTTAACCGACGAACTTAAAATTACAGAACTACAATAATGCATTGAAGCACAATACAGACAAAAAACATTGGCAAGATCTCTCATTGCTAATTAAATGTGTAAAGGAACAAACCACATTACATCATTGCCAGAGCTCAAGGGCGGGCGAAGACGCATTCAACATGTCATAATGAATCTCACAATCTCAACAAAACAAATGACGCAACAAACCCGAGACCCAACACCTCCTTCAAATCAAGATACATACCAAAGCAGAAGAATCAAGGAACAAATACATTTGTACAGCATTCAAATTCACCACCATGTAAAAGAAAACGTATAGAAACTTTCtccaaaatatataaataaatggaTAAACATACTAAAAACTGAATGTCAACACTTACATGGAAAAACTCGAGCTGGTCTTCGAGATTTTCAAGGGCGGTACGAATAGCATACAAACTCTTGGCCTCGTGAGCCGCGAAATCATCTTCATCTCCCCCGGATTCCTTCACGAACACAAACCCAGGTCCCATTTTCGGATCAGAGTCACCGGTGGACGTTTTCCTCCGATTGAGACAGAATTCGTCGAATTTCCGCGGATTTTTGACGGAACTGAGGAAATGAGCCCGAGAAACGGAGTGTATCGCATCACTGAGCCTATCGTGCAAATCCCAGATTTTTTCAAGCACGGATTCGATCTCGTCAATCTCCATCTCCCATTTCATTTGAAGACTGAAAAGGAAAATACTTCGAGTGCTGGAGGGGGGAAAGTATTGGTTGAAGTGGAGGGGAAAAGCAAATCAAATAGGGAATGTTCTAGGGTTCCAAGAATATTTTTCAAGTTGCGCTTTTAGTACGAAATGAAGGGATTGTAGGATTCGTAGCAGTAGAGAGGATAAACACtttggattttttatttttattgtttttcatttgtgaaataaataaatgagtAAAATTACACAAACTATTGTTTTTCAtttgtgaaataaataaatgagtAAAATTACACAAACTATTTGTTTTTCATTTGGGATTTGTCGTGTTGATTTCTTGATGTATCATGAACAAGTGAGTTGATAGACAACTTGTTAACTGAAGAATGATTCAGTACtattatgaaaaaaaatgtattagtcattatttattttttattacatgctAATAATATTTAGTCTTAAatggtatttttaaaattttatatttatggaTAAGGACTTATTTAAGGGCAAGTTTGCAttaacactagtagaatttTGACATTTTACTTTGCCACTTGTTACTTCGCATGTTACTAATTACGAAGTAACATGGAACAATCAATTTCGATAATAACACGGGCGAAGTAAAAACACACATTTTACTTCAGATTTTAAAAAACTCGAGCTTCATTAATAATTTTGAGTAACATTTTACttcattatattatttttgctgaagtaaaaagttaaaaaataaaatttataattataagtGCTGAAGTTTAAAAGATGATCATGATCCCTAGAGGCCTTGACTTAATTTCCCTTTCACCTTTCTTTCTTACTTTTATCCTCTCGTGAAAAAAAAAGGTATCGATTCAGGTTTTACATGTTTTGGaagatgtttttatttttttttttatatgaatttgggttttccttttttttttacatgaatTCGGGTTTCCCTTTTGATTTGGATTTTACATGTTTTGGAAGATATTTCGTAGTGTAGTGTATAGTATTTCGTGTAATATCTCTTTCTTTCTGCAGCACTGGTTTTGGTTCCTTGGCCTGCTTTAGATTTATCGGATTTTCGGAGGAGATTTGAGTTTGGATGAGTTATTTTAAAGGGAAaaggaaggaaaaaaaaaaacaaatggaACGAGGGGCCACCACTCGGCCGAAGCATAAAATAATTAGCATCACTTAGTTAATCTCAAAAAATGGAGTCATACCAAAGCAtagttgaaaatatatatacagaTTATtagtagtttttttattttgcaaGTACTTCTTGATGACACATATTATGGGGGGCATGAGTGGAGGGACAGCTACCGAGCAAGTTTTCCTTAGTTTTTTGGAGCAAATTTGAATGAGATTGCCTTAATTAATTAGTCATTGTCGTCCATATGTTAGTGAATAATATCTCTTCTTGCTTCGTGCGCAACTCTTCCATGTGCAGTTCGAATACCTCTGCAACATAACAAAACCATATCAATGTGAAGTTTGTTTTTTGTTAATCTCAGTTCCCTAAGAACTGAGTGagaacactacaagaaaaactggaaacgacaacggttttaatccgttgtcgtaggggtcgAAAAACCGTTGTACTTTTATGTGTTGTCGTAAGTataacatacgacaacggtttatatccgttgtggaTTCCAACATATGACAACAGATATGCAACATTAAATATCTGTTGTGGTACACACCTTTTGACCACGGTTTATAACCGTTGTCTTAAGTTGTCTTCTACGACAGttataaaccgttgtctatgttgGCATACCACACCTTTTGACCACGGTTTATAACCGTTGTCTTAAGTTGTATTTTACGACAGttataaaccgttgtctatgttgGCATACGACAACAGATTTGCAACactttatatccgttgtcgtatgtttAGAAATAACcacattttaaaaatgatgtcttATGTAGGTTACGACAACATATATGCAACTtcttatatccgttgtcgtttgctTATTATTCAACCacgttttaaaaccgttgtcgtatgttatttttaacaaCAGTTTATAACCATTGTCTTAAATTGCCTTTCCGCAAGAGCTATTATTCACAATGAATTAAAAAACCATTGTCTATTTTAATTAGTGGTATATAcccatacaaaataaaatatttactacatacataaaatatgtgaaataatatatatcttcAAGTCTCAAAAGCTGTGACATACATCTAAATACTTTTATAGAAATTGTAGCGCTAGTAATTTCGAACCCAACATGTCATGGAAGTTGTACAAAAAATATAGATCTACTTATCTGACCAATTTACAAGTATTTTCGATCATGGTTTTCAAAAACAGCTTCTCCTCAATTGTTAAGAGTTCGATCTTGAAACAAAGAGCTTCTCCTCAATTTCCCAAAACAGCAAGTTCATTCCACAGCTTCATGCCCATGCCCGACATGACTTCCAGTCACCCGACAACCAAAACTACAAGTAACAGCAAATACCAAATAGTGCTACAAGCCAATTACGAAATTATGGAGCAATAATGTCGAAAACAATTATGGATCAATAATGTCGAAATGAACAAATTACCTGTGTCAGAATGAAAAAGGCTCTCATATTTAACTTGGAATGGCTACTCAAGCAACTCCCCATTACAATTCCCAAAAACAGCTTAAAAAATACTGAATCTTTCTGAACAGTAAACATCTCAAAGAAACAGGCCAAAATTCCACAGCCCACCTCAAGATTTTCTTTCCAATCAGTAAATgcaaaaaaaacaacaatacGTGGTTTCTtccatgttaaaaaaaaaaaataagttgtgTAACATGGCAGCTTTAAATATTTCAGAGCCACACTAAAACATCCATTGAGTTCGTCGTACCCTGCACCACATCAAGTctaaagactcccacacacggTTTCTTCCATGTTTTTTCCTTGGGTGATTATCTCTATTAAATATCAAACTTACATCCCTTTCTTTAtggaattcaatcaaataagGCATCACCCAATCAATCTTAATCGAGACATGTTGCTTAAGTTGCTCATGTTTAATCTAACAGCAATCTTTCCATGTGGCCCAAGATACATCACATACAACTCAAACTCTttctttgaaaatttatttCGTATCAATAATGCACAATCAATAGGAGACAACATACTACACTTCTTTAAATATGACCAAAATTCAGTACACTTCCAAACCTTATGCACCATCGGGCAGAAAAATAGACAATGACTCGTAGATGCTTCATGCACACCGCAAAACAGACAACAAATAGACGTTAATGAACAGGACATCCTTTAGCGACGACCCCAGGTGCAGTGGGGCATGTAGCCAACGGACAGTGATCATCGGATTCATCAATTTCAGAGGGGGGAGACAGGGGGACTGTCACTTAGAGAGCCACAACTCTGGCCTCCATTGACAGGGCCATATATGAACAAAACTTTGTTTAATCCTTCAAAACTTAAAATAAGCAACCAGCACTGAGTCTAATCCttcaaaacttaaaaaaaattaatcaatgtTTTATCATTCTATTTTGTTGAAGAAATATACCAGTTAACACTAGTTTCTAATCTTTATAATAAAATCCTTAAATATTGATCTAATCCACCAATCAACGGACTATGGAAAAATAAGGAAAGAACTAATTCTACTAATGTCCAATATTTGAGTGAAAAGGAGCGAATTTctcagaaaaataaattttatgatttGATATTCAACCTAGAACATAATGAAAAATTGTGAAAAGAATTCAATGGCAAAGAAAACAATAACAAAATAGAACCACTTTTTGATGttcatatttcaaaaatcaaaaataagaaATGAAGAAGAGGATTGTCTTACCAGCAGTATACCACAGACAAGATTCACAGATATATTCCCATCCACAGAGACATTGGCACTGAAGTTATCTAACACAGTTGGAAATAATCCTGTATCAATTTAGAACACGCACCATTATGGCCAAGAAAACACACAGAGAAGTATGAACATTTTTTATGAAAAGTATTGGTTGCCAAGAAAACATTACTTGATGGGCAGAATTGTTGGCGTAGCTAGTTGCACCATTTCCTACAATCATATGCACATCAACTTCCTTCACTCCCATAATATCTGacttttctttgaaatttttctgcggttttcaaaattttattgtgATGTTAATCTTCCAACTCACTTCTTCTATTTATAGTGATCGagttacatttttttttctttttgagaaattttataCATTAATTATCTAATTAAAACTATTTGCCTAGTTGATATACGGTTGTTCTTTGACGACCTTGTCAAATAGTCTAATTTGACAGCAAATGTCAGAATTATTTAACTGTTGATTCTTGGGAATCATCAATCCCGTCAAATGACTAGTTgtaatataaaatatgagcTACAAGATATTGaaacaattaatttaattacaaatTAATAATACTAGTATTCCATACTTTGCCACTTTTGGAAAGGAAAATTGAGTGCAAGATAGATATAAATTAAAAGAGATCTGGTACGGGGATTGGATACAAACAATTGTTGTTTGAGAGTGTTATTTTAATTTCTATGTATTTTGTGTAAGATATATATTTGATCATatgaattcaaaacaaaaaaatatttgggtCTACTAGATGATCACATGCATAAACATCTTGTATATATAAAAATGCATAAAAAGTAAAATTGCAGATGTAACATGTATAAACTTAAcaataaagaaatatatatacttTTATGGAATCACCATTCGAGATTAATTCAATTATTATTAGCTTCTAGTTATTAATCTTTTTTAAAGTACTATAAATCACTGCCAAGAGGAAAATCTATTATATCTCAAATTTATGAACCATATatgattataattaattattaatgcaTGGCACTGTCATTTATTGGTTAAGTTGTTTTAACTATCACTTTTATAATTCAGGTACTCTTTTAATGACATCTACATTTCTAAGATAAAATTATCTGTTTTGTCCAATAAAATTGTCACATTTTATTAGTTTTCTTTAATAAAAATGTGGAAGGGAATCCCACGAACCTGGTATTCTTAAGCATTCTAACAACCTTCTCAAGCAATCATTTGTCAAACCACTTCACTCCAAGTACTAATCTCTGTTTAACGATGTAAAAGATCTACCATAACCATGCAAAACAATGTAATAAAGTTgaacaaatcattgaatttaaattagttGCTCCAAGTCTGTCAATTGCACAATATAGACTTGGAATTTGATCAATTACATCGGTACGAAACAATGTGAGCAATACTttattacatgattgaatttaaattcaatgattgaATTCATGTAATGGCTTTGTGAAGTCTGTTTTTAAATTAGTGTACTTTGTGAAGTCTACCATATAGACTTGGAATTTTTCTAAGAACCTTATTATTTTTTAGGAACCGATGGATTAGAGAAACCCTAGAAATATGGTGTTTGATGAGATTTGTATATGGGTACAATTGCACAATATCCCGTTGGCATGCATGCTTGAGGATGTACTGTTAAAATTGGGGGAAAAATGGGTACATTGTGGAGTTGGACAGAGGGTCAGATGGAACTTTTTTGGGTAGGTTTGCTAGAATCAGAGTTTAGATTAACATTACTAAGCCACTGAGGAAATGTATCCGACTTAAGGTTATGGGGGAGGAGGAGGACATCATCATTCTCCTTGTTTACGAAAGTCTACCAGATTTTTGCTATGTGTGTGGACGGGTCGGACATTTTTTTAGAGACTGTGATGACACAGATGCAGATAAGTCAAAGCATGAATTCGGCATGTTGATGCGGGCAGCATCGCACATTGGAGAGGGGAGAAAGTATAATCCAGGGAGTCCAAAACCTGCTCAAAAACACAACGAGGAAGCTTCCCAGACTGAATCAGATGAAAATACTAATCTAAATTCCCAACTGGTGATTGAAAAACAACATAAAGCACTTACTGATGGCCCATGTTCCCAAGAGACAAATTATGGGGttctaaaattacaaaataggtAATCCCTACTGGATACGGTAGCCACAAAAGCAATCATTAAATTTCTAGAGCAACTTTTTTTCACTAGGTCGCTGGACTCATTTTCAGGCAAAACATATCGGGTGGTTTGACCTATATCAACTAATAAGGCGAACCAACCTAGGCAATGTAAGCGTAGATCACGAGAAAAGGGGAAGGGAATAAGACCTTATGTTTCGATAGTGAAAAACTTGGTAATAATCGTGCCCCCTATCTTATGATAGAGTTTAGAGAGGTTCTCAAGGCTTGTGAATTACAAGAACTTCACCGTCGTAGTGAGATATTTACCTGGGTAAATATATGAGAAACGAATGATATCATATTTGAAAGGTTGGATAGATTCGTGGGTAACATGGATTGGAGACCCTTATACCCCACTGCGCGAGTGTTCATCACTTACCACTCGGTCCATAGTCCCATCCAACTTGAATTACGCCCGAACCCTATGCCTTTTGGGTGTACGACAAACAAAAGAACTTCTCTATTCCGGTTTGAGAAGGCCTATGTGGTCGAGGATGATTGTGGCAGGGTAATCACGATGAGTTGGAGATCACAGGATCCAAATCTAAGTATAATAGAGAGGCTAAATTCATGTAAGAAAGAACTCAAAAAATTGACCATAATTGATCTGAATTGTTCTCCGAAGCAAATCAAACAACGGCGGGAATAGATTAATGAAAATGAGTTTAAACTAGAACTCCTTCTCCAGCCGAATTCGAGAGTTGGAACATGAGGTGGAGAAACTAGCTACCAAGGAGGAACTCTACTGGAGACAAAGAAGTAGTATCACTTGGCTCAAGGAGGGGGACATGAGCTCTAATTTTTTCCATGATCGAACATCACAGCACAAGGCGCTGCATTCCATATGTGGATTGGTGTCCAACCATGGTGATTGGTGTACAAATAGCAGAGGTATTCCTGACATAGTTTTGGATTATTTTACGTCCATTTTCAGGTCATCTCACCCGTGTAATGCAGATATATCTCAATTTCTTAATGTGGTGGTTCCCATTGTTGACACTCGAATGAGCCAGAGCCTCAATGCTCCGTTCTCTTCATTTGAGGTACACCGAGCCCTATTTGATATGAATCCAGATAAGGGCCTGGGGCCTGATGGCTTTtcagttttattttttcaaaaattctggAGAATAGTAGGAGGTGATGTGACTAAGGCAGTCCTCCGAGTGCTTAAGGATGGGGACTCTCTGAAACCTTGGAACAAGACACTGGTCACCTTGATCCCAAAAGTAAAGATCAGATGCTCATGAAAAACTTCATACCAATTAGCCTGTGTAATTTCTCCAGAAGATAGTCTCCAGAACTCTCACAAATTGTTTCTAGCCGGTATTATCAAAAATCATAGCAGGATCTCAAAGTGAATTTATTCCAGGCCGGTTGATCACAAATAATATTATGGTGCGTTTCAAAATTTGCACAAGATCCTACCATAACAATGGAATTTTTCTATCTGATCAATCATTTGTCAAACCACTTCACTCCAAGTACATGAATTCACAAATTAGTTGCTCCAAGTCTGTCAATTGCACAATATAGACCTGGGCTAGTTTACAATCAGCCATTACATGAATTCAATCATTGAATtcaatcattgaatttaaattagttGCTCCAAGTCTATATGGAATTTAAAAACAGACTTCACAAAGTACACTAATTTTCATATTTACACGAGCACTAGTTGCTCCAAGTCTGTCAATTATCAGTTATATCAAGATTAAGAATGCGAAGAAGAGTCTTAGTCGCAGTGTCAGCACTATAAAAAATATCACCATCCAGAGGGCTCTGCTCCCTGGTGGGGTAAGTAGGCAGAGATTTCACAGCAAAGCGCAAACCAATTTCAGAGGTTGAGGCATCCAAATCAAGGGAAATGGATTGTTTAGGCTGTACCGAGAACGTAGGTATAGGCAAGCAACACCAGCGTTCCACTTTTGTTGATAAACAACACACATTGTACAAGGAAACCAAAGAGTAACATGAGTTTTGTGGTATGAACTCGAAAACAATATCACAGGCAATGGTTTTACACAAACGGATGAGCTAATGAaagaacccaaaaaaaaaacacaaaatagaGTCTCGTTTTTCACCTTTTCTCGACATTCACCtaaaacccaaacaacaataAATCTAGACTCTCAACATCTACTAAAAATACCTAGAAACATGAGCCCGAAGAAAGAGAAGAAAGCAACAAAACTTACACGTGAAAGTCGCGACACTGAAGCTCCGATCCAAGCTTTAAACTCACGACTGAAGTCACGATTGTCGTTGCCAAGGCTTGGGCTAGGTGCAAAGAGGTCGGACAACCATTTTTCGGCGATCCATCGGCGCCGGAGGTGAGCTGGGTTGAAGGGGGCGAAGGGTTTGGCTAGGGATTGGGTTTCTCTCGATTCTTCTTAAGGCAGAGGTAGTATATGGGTTTATGttatatgtattatattttttaaatattattatattttttaaaatattaaaaataaaaaaaaaataaataaataacaaggaCAACAGATTACAATCTGTTGTCTTAGGCCTTCAGAAAAACTctaatagacaacggtttttaaaaccgttgtcatagAACATCAAAAGCGCGCTCattgacaacggtttttaaaaaccgttgtcatagAACATCAAAAACGCGCTCattgacaacggtttttaaaaaccgttgtattTGACGAATATAAGACAACtgatttttaaaaaccgttgtctttttaattaaaaatacggttaacgacaacggtttttgtaaaaaccgttgttaaaggcaaaaagacaacagtttgtgtataaaaccgttgtcttttcagTGTTGTTAATGagcatatttgttgtagtggaATTACACAACCAATATGTTGTCGGATTTCTACAATCGTTGTATATTTATCTGGGATCAGGAGCAGATGTCAGTGTATAGAAATTATATTGGACACAAATAATGCAGAAAGCTGTAAAgacaaacacaaataaattattgaatgagatttttcttttgttgtgATTTTGTTTAATCATATGTGAATTTGGTGAAATTAATGATTTCAATCGagagttttaattttaaaatttatatgtgTATTCTTTTATCAGAATCTTTACTTATTTTTTAGAGCATGTATGTACATTAGGAGTGTTCCAATTTGTAGGCCATTTGAATATGACTATACATATCCATTAATAATTTCTTTTATCGTCTATTGCCTCACATTGTCCTTTCTTTTCAtgtattttgaaatataatcAACTAACATTTTCTGTCGCAGAATATCTTCGAACTAGCGTCGCAAAGTGAGTATGCTATGATGAGTTCAGGCTTCAGCAGCTCAAAAATGGGGAGATTTCAAAAACAAATTGACTAGTAGATTTGTTTGGACCAACAGAGATAATCCTGAAAAGTTTATTTCTCCACCAAGTCAGTATCAGCTCCCTATAGCAGATTGGAAGGCATTTGTGGATGCGAGACTAGATCCATCATGGGAGATACTTTAAGAATTTTCATgtttcttttaaaaattattaattttcataCTTAACTGAAGACCATAATGACGTAGGTTAaacacgaaaaaaaaaaaaatgaaccaTGCATTGTAGATATCACCACATAATGTCTCGCAA comes from Henckelia pumila isolate YLH828 chromosome 4, ASM3356847v2, whole genome shotgun sequence and encodes:
- the LOC140866626 gene encoding plastid division protein PDV1 — translated: MKWEMEIDEIESVLEKIWDLHDRLSDAIHSVSRAHFLSSVKNPRKFDEFCLNRRKTSTGDSDPKMGPGFVFVKESGGDEDDFAAHEAKSLYAIRTALENLEDQLEFFHMVQTQQRTERDAAVARLEQSRIVLAMRLAEHQGKKYKVIEEAQELVGDVRNAGQFVALEHLYGSTQYPSGESFIQQQKGTKPNPLVNFFLSAFTAVSNSLKLDNTVGILGNAALLAVSMLAFVQMNQRRSAFDRETRKAYHTQVASSDRLTELDVFLARG